In Chryseobacterium salivictor, the DNA window AGTATTTAGATTTAAATTACTTGCAGCAAAAGCCAAAACCCCTACTTTTTCAATGGTCGGAGGCGGGGTTTCTCTTGGTTTCTCAGGCGGTCCCGGAACGCCGACTTCTCTTTGAAGCTGTGCGACTTTATCAAATTTATTTAAATTTCCCGTATCATGATTCAGATCACCGGTCAATCGAACAGCCGGAATTTTCACTTCTTCAATTTCCTGAACACTCCGAATAAGTACAATAGAAAATGAACTGTAAAAACTCTGCGAATTCACTATTGCAGAGCCTCTTTCAAAACCCTGTCTGATGAACCGCAATTCGTCACTTACAGAAGCTTCGATGGTAAATTCACCGTTGAAATTGGTAAACACTTCTTTTTCTGTTTTCATATTAAAAACCATCACTGCCACAAGCGGATTTTGCTCTTCATCGGCAACTGTTCCCGAAACTTTCTGAGAAAATAATGAGGTGGAAAAAGAGAGGGCAAGCAATAAAATAATTCTAACCATTAAGAACCTACTTTGTGGGTTTTGATATACTCTTTGTAGGCTAATTTCATAAGCATATCAATGGCCGAAACATCAAAATTCTTACGGTACAGTTTTGCCAAAGAATAATTCTGATCGGCATAGATGAGAAAGCGGTCGATTTGTTCTTCGTCCCAGCCTTTGGAAGTATAGAAACTTAAATCAACGGTGTTTTTTACGCGGCGATAAAACTCCTGGGTTTCTGCATAATTCGCTGTAGTTATAGGCGGCGTTTTTGCTTTCCTGATTAATCCGACTACCGCAGAAGCAATCCCTAAAACATTTACCTGTCCTGCATTATAATTCGGTGCCGCAAAAGCGGATGGAGTCGAAAGTTTCGGCGCTACTTCAGTCGGCGGTGTCCTCATATACGATTTCATATCTGAATTTAAAGCGACCACTTTCTTTGGTGGATCTAAAGCCTTAATATCTTTCTTTAAATTTCCGGTTGCCTGAAAAGTCAGGTCAATTTCTGCAATCTCGTAAGGTGATTTTGTGAGGACGATATTTAAAGGTGCGAGGAAATTCTGCGCTGAAATTTTAGAAGAGTTTCTGTCGTAACCACTTTTTATAAAACGGAGTTCATCGGTTTGTTTCGCTGCAATCATAAAGTTTCCGTCTTTATCAGACAATACTTTTTCATCGGTTCGAGTATTAAAAATAACGACACTTTGCAAAGCAGTATTGAATTCGGAACTTACTTTTCCAATAATATATTCTTGCGAAAAGAACGACACCGAAAAGCTGAAAAATAAAAGAAAAAGTAGTTTTGTTTTCATTCCGTATATTTTAGTAAAAGTAATCTGATATGGGATTGGTTTGATGTTTTTATTTTCAGATCGAGGAAAGTTTAACCAGCTTTAACGGGTTTTATGATTTTTTTAGAATTGTATATTTCTTTTTTGTTAAAATTTGTAATGAAATTTTCTCACGATTTTCGAAACAGGACTAATTTCAGGACAATTATGGAGATTTGAACGCAGAACCATCTGCATTGCATAAAAAATTGCGAAAAAGTTTCTTCTTTGCTTAAAGATTGAAGTGAAAATCTTTTTTCGTGTTGGTTTCTTTTTCAGTGCAGTGAGTTGGCATCGGAAAAATAAACGATAACGGATCCACCTGAACGGATAAGATCGACAATTTGAGATAGGGACTTAGAGTGCGGAATGAAATATACGTTTTGAAATAAATATTATTCTGGAATAAATTTTGCTTATCTTTGTTGTCTTATAAACATTGGGGTTGACTGGTTTCGACAGCAAGATCAATGGGTAAGGTTGCATGCAGAGAACCGTGACGCGATCTCTTTAATCCCTTGTCACAAAATTTTAACTGGCGACCAAGAGTTTGCTCTTGCAGCTTAATCCGAATTACAGTAGGATTCAGCGCTCTCCCGAAGATAGTAAGGAGGCAAGATGTCTCTCAAATGCTTCGTTCTGCGGCGTTTGATTTCGAGGCATAGCAATGCGGAAATAAGTTCTGAGAAACTTCGGCTCAGGATCGAAAACCAAAGAAGTTAAGTTGAAAATTGGGTGTCTGTGCTCTGTTTTCAGTCGAAAATTAATTGCAGAATAAGCATGTAGAAGTCTTATGTATTGCTTGTTTGGACGAGGGTTCGAATCCCTCCAACTCCACTTAAACTAAAATAACTCATTGTAAATCAGTGAGTTATTTTTTATTTAGTCAGTATTTAGTCAGTATCTTTTAATTTCAACTTTTTTCTACCTTTTTACGGTTTCCGAAAACTCCACAAAAAAACTCACTAAATTTACAGTGAGTCATTTTGTAATTAGGGCAATATCTTTTAAACTACCAATTTTCCGACTTTGCAGAACTGCCATTTAAAATATACTCCTTTAAAGAACTATTAAGACCGTCAAAAAAGGGCGGTAAGTTATGTAACTGTTTATAAACCCCTTTTAACTCACCTTTTTTATTATAAACCGTTGGGCCGGTCTGCTCTAAGTTATACCATCCTGCAGCAACATATGCTCCAATTCGAGGTCTGTAGTAATTAAGATTAATTACAGAAAATTTATATCTATCGTCCTTTACATAAATTTCTATTTCGTACTTAATTTTAATACAATCGAAAATAAATTTGTTGTCCGGGTTTTGGCACATTACCTCTGCAGATACACCATCAAATCTAACATAGTCATTAACTACAGACCCCTTTAACACATAGTCAGGGTTTTTATAGGTCTTTTGCAACCATTCGTTTACTTTCGTGTAAATTTCTGCAGCGGAATGCCCCGGAATAACTGTTACAACATATTCAGAAAGTCCCTTTTCTTTTGAAAAGTCAAATTTTTCCTGCCCAAAAACCGTAGATGAAAGAATTACGGTAAAAAATAAAATCAGTTTTATCATATCTTTATGTTTATATCAAATCTAATAAAAAAACCGGGAACGGATCCCATTTATTTTTTAAAACTCTTAAACAATTTCAAATACTCATCTGCATTAAATTTATTTTCGTTTTCCTGCAGTTTCTTACTGATCCGGGCAAAACGTTTTGTCACCTTACCGTTATAATACTGTTTGAAATACTTACTGTATAATTCAGTATAAAGTTTATCATTAAAATCCTTTGCAAATATTCTGTTCCATTCCCTCCACTTTTTAGATTCTAATTGTTTCTCATACATTAAACCCGGTAAGGCGGAACGGTGTTTGAAATATCCATTTATCAAATGTAGTTTTCTGCAGACCTTACCAGTATAAGGGCAAACAAAAAACCAAATTAAACCTTTGCCGAGGTTAGACGGGCGTGTTATTAGTTCAATATCATATTTTATCTTTTCGGTATTGTTGAAAGTATAATCTACAGTTAAACTTCCGTTGGTGTCCCCTGTTACCACTTTAATACTAATACTGTTTTTAGTTCCGTTTGATGACGTCCAAATAATGGAACCCGTTTTAGTCTGATCAGGTTTTATATATTCGTGTTTCGATAAAAAAGAAATATCAAAACTTTTTAAATCGTTTACCGTTGTCGGAAAGTTTCCCCATCTGCCCATAATATGTAATTTATTTGAATGTTAGTTTTTATAAAGTTTCCCAGCTCTGAAATAATAACCTAAATTATTAGAGAAAACGGGATTTTAATCTTTGTTCCTGTAAAGTGTTGTTATATCAAATAACGGCTGTTCTACAGTCAAACTTTCTTTGCTCTCAATACTTTTTAAGGTAGGCAAAACAAACCGGGTAATTTCTAATATAAACTTAATACGGTCTTTGGGTTCCAGTTCCTGCAAATCCTTTGCTAATTGATCAAAATTATCTGTTAAGATACTTTGGAACCTTTCCCGGATTCCGTTAGTTTTTTCATCATCCATTTTTAAGGGCTCTTTATCTAGATTGTGAAAGTTTTATTAAACCCGCAATAAAATTTGCAGTACTGTCTATTTCGTCCGGTGTTTCGATATTGTATTCTCTGCAAAGGAATTTAAAAGTAAAATAGTATTCCAATAATTCGTCAAATTCTGTAAGTTCCATAAATTCCGCTCCGTCCACCTCATCGGGTAACACTCCGTTAATGCCTATCTTATCCATTATTTGCCTCTGCAGCTGGTCACAAAAAATGATAAAATCGTTTTCAGTCAGGACAAATCTGTTTTCATCGTTTTTAGAAAATCTGAAATAATTCATAATTAATATTTTTAGTTAAAATTAAATTGTAATTGTTGTTTAGGATAATTCCTCTGTTCAAATTTTTTCCGGTTGTGTATCTCATTAAAAAACTTATTCCGTACGTTGTGCGCTATGTAATAAAACTGATCAGGCAAACCTAAACCCCATTTATCAAAAGTTAAATATTTTTCTTTTAATCGTTGGTAAGTTTCAGGCTCCGTTTCACTGTAATATTTCAAACCTGCAGAACATATAAATTCACTGCCTTTTTTCTGCATTGAAATATTAAGTTTGGTTACTTCACAAAGTCGGACTGTTTCCCGTTGGTTGGGTGTGTTAGATTCCATCTTTACTATAGGTGGAAACTGCACAAGGGCTTTGGGTGAAATTGGGGCGGTCTGCAGTTCGGTGTGTGCCAGTGTTCCGGTTGCTGAAATCGTGGAAACTGCACAAATTTTTAACTGATCCAATTTATCCGAAATCCTTTTATAGATGAGGTTTTGCAGTCCTTTTTCACCTAACATTTTGTAATATTTCTTTTTAGTGTTTACAAAGGTGTTCCGGTGGTTATTTTCCAGTATTTCTAACCAAAAATCAGTATTACAAAACCGTTTCCCTTTTTTCGTCCGTTTATCAAAAATTAAAACGTTATTCCATTCTGATAATAATACTTTTAATAATACGCTGTAGGTGGTCGGTTTTAGCAAATCTGAAAGGGTTTCAATGCCTTTTGATAACAAGTATTTACTTTGTCGGGTTTTGCCCTCAAATCTCATTAAATTAGGTTGTGCATATTCAGGATAATTAAGAGTTTTATTATATGCCTTTACTCCGAAATAAGACGTTCCGGCAAAATAACATTCTGCCAAATCCGGATATTTAATAAATTGGTTTTTATTGTGAAACCGTAACCATTTCACCACCTCCGAAACATTGCCGGGCGTTTCAAAATTAACTCCAAATTCGAGGTTATTAATATAACAGTCATCAGGAACCAAACCGAACCGGGAAACAAGATTTTCGAGCGTATTAATGCAGTCATTTACTGTAAAATCGTTGGCATTATGCAAACCATTATTAAAAAGTTTGTGCAAACTCCCGGAAACCTCCAATTTATTTGGGTGTTTAGACAAAATCAGATTTACATACTGTCTATTATCTACAGTTCTAATTTCACCAGTATTTTTATTTACAAAACTATGCTCACTCTTATAAACCAAATCTGAATGGCTCCAAATTCTTTTAATCAGATCAGTATTTTTTATTTCAAATTTGATATAATCTAACATTGTTTAGTATCTTTGTTTTGACAAATGGTTTACCAGTTGCTAGGTTTGAACACCTAAAGGGAATGCAGTTTTGCACTCCTTTTTTTGGGCTCTAAAAATTATTGATGAGGTGCTGTATTAATCGGTTCCGGTAATCGGGGTTTCCTTTTGGATAGAATTGTTTACAGACTATTAAAACCATCGTTTCCCAGTCGTCGCGTACATATACCAATATTAAAGATTTAACGTTATTAACGGGCAAATCTGAATAATAGAAATTAGGCGTTCCCGTTGGTCTTAATCCGGCTAAATTGCATTTAGTCCAGTTGTTGGTGTTCCGGATTCTTAAAAGGTTTTCGGCTCCGGTAATGGAATTAAAACCGTTATTCTTTTCGGTGCGGATCAGATCAGGCAAAAGACCGGTGCGGTCTGCAGAATTTAAAACATATTGCCGGAATGTCTTTTTTACGGTGTCTATTCCGTAAACCAGTTTATAAGTGTCAGGTGTGAACATTGCAATAAATATTAATCGTTAATAATCATTGCGTTTTCAATCTCATCTAACCGGTAATAAACCCGGGAACCCAGTTTGTAACTTTTGATAATGTTACGTTTTCGGTATTCGTGAATAGTGGGTTTTGTAATGCTGAACCGTTCGCAAATTTGATCTGCAGTATAGTAGCGGTTCGGCTCATTGTCTTTGAAAGACTGTTGTAAATCATTCAGTAAGGCGGTCTTAACTCTACTTACTAATTCGTTTAGAAAATTATCGGGCGTTATGCCGACGAAATTAATTGTTTCCATAATATCAGATTTAATTTTGTTTCGTTTAATCTGATACAAAGGTTTCCTAAGTAATTTGCTAAGTATACTTATTTTTAATTGACTGAAATAAAAAAGACAAACTGTTTAGTTTGCCTTATCTTTTATTTTGAATTTGTTATAAATTTCGTTTGCCCTTTCTTTTGTTTTATAACTATAATAGGGACTATTTCTATGAGTAGGTTCGGAACGTATGAGATAATTACAATATCCCGTTAAAGTTCCTTTTTGGTTATCTATCCCCGTTATGGCTCCCAGTATTTCGGCTAAATGAGTGGCATTGTCTGAATAGTCTAATTTACCAGTAAGAAAATTAATAATTCCCAGTTTGTCAAGTACTATTAACTTTTCTTTTGGTGAAAGTTCGTTTTTACCGGAATAGTCGTTTGCAGAACTGTCCGAGGGCTCCGATGACGTAATACTTGAAATCTTTAATCTAATTAATTCGCTATTTATAAACTGTATAATTTCTTCAGTATTTACTTGCCAGAACATATAAATTGCATACCAGTTAGCCTTACAAACTTCACTCAATAATTTTTTTTCGTTAGTATTAGGATCTATTTCTGGATTATCTTTTACGAAGCCCTGCAATAAAGTTTGGTTAATCTCAATATTGTACATCATCCGATTACGACCTTCTTCACCCAGAAAGTCTTCTTCGTTTTGTTCCAATCCTTCTGAAGTTTCTCTATAAAGCTGTCGCAGTCCCTCCAAATACTCTCTGTAAGATTCGATACCAGAGTTTTCAAAATCTGTCAGATAATTTAGTTTGAAAGCGGATAAACTATAGTAAGTTCCTGATTCCATAATTACGGTTTGCATGTTTCCTACGTGAGTTTATATCCAATTTATATCAACTTCATTTTTAACCCCAGCGCATTAATAATCTGTATAAAGTTAGAAATCTGCAGATCGGTTTTGCCCTGTTCTATTTTGGCTATGTATGCCCTTTCTTTGCCTATTTTATCGGCTAACTCCTGTTGGGTCAGTTTCTTTTCTTTCCGGGTTTCCTTTATCAGCTCACCATAATAAAAAGATAATGCCTTTGCGCTGAAATCTTCCCGGTCAGGTGTTCCCACTTTACCAAACTTTTTATCTAAATAATCGTTTGCGGTGGGTAATTCTCTTTTTATTCTTTCTAAATCTAATTTCGGTCTTTCCATTGCTCTAAAATTTTAAGTGCCTTTTTTATTTGTTTGTCGTAATCCTTTGTAGATTTTTTAATAAACCCCGAAATCAATAATATGTTTTTGGCTTCAATAATATTTTCGTGATCTATTGCAAAAGTCAAAATCCTATATTCATTATTAATTTGCAGCCTAATTTCATAAAGATTCTCATTAGTCAATTTCTTTACAAAATTCGACGTTAAAACCTTTTGGGTCTGAATTAGATCATAGATATAACTGATTTTATCCTGCAGCTTCTCATCTGCCTGATCAAAAAATTCATCATATTCCTGGGTTCGGTATATTTCTCTCATACAAAGATAATGCAAATGTAATTAATTAATTACAATTTATGTTTTAATTTAGTTGGCGGTTTTGGTTTCGGGGGCGGTTTCGGTTTCGTCTATTTGTTGGGCGGTTTTCCAGTATTGCAGTATTTCTTTTGACTGATCGTTAAAATCCTTACCAATATAATTTAAAAATTCCTTTTCGGTTTTGTGTCCGGTTACTGCCATAATGATGGGCGTGGGAACCTTAATATAATTGTGGGTTGCAAAACTCCGTCTGCAGACGTGAGAAGAAATAATTTCACAAATAGGATATTGACCGTAAATAAATCTTTTATTAATTGCATCGTATTTTTTACCAAAGTCCATTCGGTTAATTTGTGCCTTTTTTGCTATGGTTCGCAAATGGTTGTTAAAGATTGTTTTTGCACTCTCAATATTATCAGAGAATATGGGCGGAAATTGTCCGTTCCTTTTTTCGATTATCTTTTTTACTTCGTCGTGCATCGGGATTAAAACCCCGTTTTTGGTCTTTTGTTGGTGTAGGTTAATGAATGTATGCCCGTCTATATTGGTGAACATTTTGGGTGTCATTGTGAGCAAATCAGACGCTCTTTGCCCGGTATAAAATCCAATAATTAACCAGTCTTTGGCTGTTTCTAAATTGGTCTCTAAAAAAGTAAGTTTCTGTATGGTCTGCAGTTCCGTTTCTGTAATAAATATGG includes these proteins:
- a CDS encoding carboxypeptidase regulatory-like domain-containing protein, with translation MVRIILLLALSFSTSLFSQKVSGTVADEEQNPLVAVMVFNMKTEKEVFTNFNGEFTIEASVSDELRFIRQGFERGSAIVNSQSFYSSFSIVLIRSVQEIEEVKIPAVRLTGDLNHDTGNLNKFDKVAQLQREVGVPGPPEKPRETPPPTIEKVGVLAFAASNLNLNTLYKNISGDGRRMRQLYKYEDLQDNISWIRGKVGDEYFTKMEIPGEKTAEFLQFSIGIKPEISKLIKAGNLSKVLFLLEETLPQYLNR
- a CDS encoding DUF4468 domain-containing protein is translated as MIKLILFFTVILSSTVFGQEKFDFSKEKGLSEYVVTVIPGHSAAEIYTKVNEWLQKTYKNPDYVLKGSVVNDYVRFDGVSAEVMCQNPDNKFIFDCIKIKYEIEIYVKDDRYKFSVINLNYYRPRIGAYVAAGWYNLEQTGPTVYNKKGELKGVYKQLHNLPPFFDGLNSSLKEYILNGSSAKSENW
- a CDS encoding helix-turn-helix domain-containing protein, with translation METINFVGITPDNFLNELVSRVKTALLNDLQQSFKDNEPNRYYTADQICERFSITKPTIHEYRKRNIIKSYKLGSRVYYRLDEIENAMIIND
- a CDS encoding helix-turn-helix domain-containing protein — encoded protein: MERPKLDLERIKRELPTANDYLDKKFGKVGTPDREDFSAKALSFYYGELIKETRKEKKLTQQELADKIGKERAYIAKIEQGKTDLQISNFIQIINALGLKMKLI
- a CDS encoding type II toxin-antitoxin system RelE/ParE family toxin, which gives rise to MREIYRTQEYDEFFDQADEKLQDKISYIYDLIQTQKVLTSNFVKKLTNENLYEIRLQINNEYRILTFAIDHENIIEAKNILLISGFIKKSTKDYDKQIKKALKILEQWKDRN